One Triplophysa dalaica isolate WHDGS20190420 chromosome 1, ASM1584641v1, whole genome shotgun sequence DNA segment encodes these proteins:
- the LOC130435181 gene encoding TOX high mobility group box family member 4-B-like isoform X5: MEFPGGGENYLTISGEGHHFLSSAEPFHTPNLGDEEFEIPPISLDPDSSLGVSHFGELGDAGPSSGVPGNAVVGGNDPSFASTFVNAPSQGLEHLGLMSQQGAGPMLGSTLGMDLSHPLGSQFSSSSPMTIDVSLGDMNHGLLGHNQLTTIDQSELSAQLGLSLGGGPILPRTRSPDQLPSDAGSPSDSLQDDDVDDFRQKSLLVDSPVSLSVVSLSPSRSDPPVAPASSAPLRKGAGGGGKKGKKKKDPNEPQKPVSAYALFFRDTQAAIKGQNPNATFGEVSKIVASMWDSLGEEQKQVYKRKTEAAKREYLKMLAAYKAGQMSKQATIEVLDAAPPSPPAAPEPTPTPTRSSRIPQFAPDNNTITNICTSNIIIDLPQVTTRSRTGAHKPAATSSAPPIVTKIVVPKQAQSSPPTARQPPPLQQMQNTPPPPRLQQMVHSQAPPPLQAKPRGGACTGQVTAAAPPPPPLKIKIVPALVQADVSTPIIVTTPDATLIAGEEPRPTTIVAALSPSATQEAGEEGMEVELNVSPGPDVSPSDAPSVCIRAGCNNPPIHSKDWDREYCSNECVATHCRDVFMAWCAIRGQNSTTVT; encoded by the exons ATGGAG TTCCCGGGAGGCGGTGAGAACTACCTGACCATCAGCGGAGAGGGTCATCACTTTCTCTCATCAGCagag CCGTTTCACACACCCAACCTGGGCGATGAGGAGTTTGAGATCCCGCCCATATCTCTGGACCCCGACTCTTCGCTGGGCGTTTCTCACTTCGGAGAGCTGGGTGATGCTGGTCCATCGTCCGGCGTGCCGGGGAACGCCGTGGTCGGCGGGAACGATCCTTCTTTCGCCTCCACATTTGTGAATGCGCCCTCGCAGGGCCTGGAGCATCTCGGTCTGATGAGTCAGCAGGGGGCCGGACCCATGCTCGGATCCACCCTGGGAATG GATCTCAGCCATCCTCTTGGTTCGCAGTTCAGTAGCTCTTCGCCGATGACCATTGACGTCTCTCTGGGTGACATGAACCACGGCCTGTTGGGGCACAACCAGCTGACCACTATCGACCAATCGGAACTGAGCGCCCAGCTCGGGTTGAGTCTAGGTGGCGGCCCCATTCTGCCGCGCACACGGTCGCCTGACCAGCTGCCGTCTGACGCCGGCTCGCCGTCTGATTCGCTGCAGGACGATGACGTGGACGATTTCAGACAA AAGAGCTTGCTGGTGGATTCACCCGTCTCTCTCTCCGTggtctctctctcgccctctcgGTCGGATCCGCCTGTAGCTCCGGCATCCTCCGCTCCTCTGAGGAAAGGTGCGGGAGGAGGAGGGAAAAAGGGCAAGAAGAAGAAAGACCCAAACGAGCCACAGAAGCCGGTGTCGGCGTACGCGCTGTTCTTCAGGGACACGCAGGCCGCCATCAAGGGGCAGAATCCCAACGCCACATTCGGAGAGGTGTCGAAGATCGTCGCCTCCATGTGGGATAGTTTGGGGGAGGAGCAGAAACAG GTGTACAAGAGGAAGACAGAAGCCGCCAAGAGGGAATATCTGAAAATGCTGGCAGCTTATAAAGCCGGTCAGATGTCAAAG cAGGCAACTATTGAAGTGTTAGATGCTGCACCTCCATCTCCTCCTGCAGCCCCCGAACCCACGCCGACCCCGACGCGCTCATCTCGCATCCCACAGTTCGCCCCGGACAACAACACCATCACCAACATCTGCACGTCCAACATCATCATAGACCTGCCGCAGGTCACCACACGCTCGCGCACGGGGGCGCACAAACCCGCCGCAACGTCCTCTGCCCCGCCCATTGTTACTAAAATAGTCGTTCCCAAACAGGCGCAGTCCTCGCCTCCGACCGCTCGCCAACCTCCCCCCCTCCAACAGATGCAGAACACCCCCCCACCCCCTCGTCTACAGCAGATGGTACATTCCCAGGCCCCGCCCCCTCTCCAGGCTAAACCGCGAGGGGGTGCCTGCACGGGACAAGTGACCGCAGCGGCGCCCCCACCACCTCCTTTGAAAATCAAGATAGTCCCCGCCCTCGTGCAGGCGGATGTGAGCACACCCATCATAGTGACCACTCCTGATGCCACACTGATTGCAGGGGAGGAGCCCCGGCCCACCACCATTGTGGCGGCTTTGTCACCGTCGGCAACTCAGGAGGCGGGTGAAGAAGGG ATGGAGGTGGAGTTAAACGTTTCTCCGGGTCCAGACGTGAGTCCATCAGACGCTCCCAGTGTGTGCATTCGTGCCGGCTGTAACAACCCTCCCATCCACAGTAAAGATTGGGACAGAGAGTACTGCAGTAATGAGTGTGTGGCCACGCAttgcag GGATGTGTTCATGGCCTGGTGCGCCATCAGAGGACAAAACTCAACCACTGTGACATAA
- the LOC130435181 gene encoding TOX high mobility group box family member 4-B-like isoform X2, producing MDLNFYSDLSDGTGRSDEPEFLDAQAFNGFDAVQKFPGGGENYLTISGEGHHFLSSAEPFHTPNLGDEEFEIPPISLDPDSSLGVSHFGELGDAGPSSGVPGNAVVGGNDPSFASTFVNAPSQGLEHLGLMSQQGAGPMLGSTLGMDLSHPLGSQFSSSSPMTIDVSLGDMNHGLLGHNQLTTIDQSELSAQLGLSLGGGPILPRTRSPDQLPSDAGSPSDSLQDDDVDDFRQSLLVDSPVSLSVVSLSPSRSDPPVAPASSAPLRKGAGGGGKKGKKKKDPNEPQKPVSAYALFFRDTQAAIKGQNPNATFGEVSKIVASMWDSLGEEQKQVYKRKTEAAKREYLKMLAAYKAGQMSKQATIEVLDAAPPSPPAAPEPTPTPTRSSRIPQFAPDNNTITNICTSNIIIDLPQVTTRSRTGAHKPAATSSAPPIVTKIVVPKQAQSSPPTARQPPPLQQMQNTPPPPRLQQMVHSQAPPPLQAKPRGGACTGQVTAAAPPPPPLKIKIVPALVQADVSTPIIVTTPDATLIAGEEPRPTTIVAALSPSATQEAGEEGMEVELNVSPGPDVSPSDAPSVCIRAGCNNPPIHSKDWDREYCSNECVATHCRDVFMAWCAIRGQNSTTVT from the exons ATGGATCTGAATTTTTACTCGGATTTATCGGACGGAACCGGGCGGTCCGATGAGCCGGAGTTTCTGGACGCTCAGGCGTTTAACGGGTTCGACGCCGTTCAGAAG TTCCCGGGAGGCGGTGAGAACTACCTGACCATCAGCGGAGAGGGTCATCACTTTCTCTCATCAGCagag CCGTTTCACACACCCAACCTGGGCGATGAGGAGTTTGAGATCCCGCCCATATCTCTGGACCCCGACTCTTCGCTGGGCGTTTCTCACTTCGGAGAGCTGGGTGATGCTGGTCCATCGTCCGGCGTGCCGGGGAACGCCGTGGTCGGCGGGAACGATCCTTCTTTCGCCTCCACATTTGTGAATGCGCCCTCGCAGGGCCTGGAGCATCTCGGTCTGATGAGTCAGCAGGGGGCCGGACCCATGCTCGGATCCACCCTGGGAATG GATCTCAGCCATCCTCTTGGTTCGCAGTTCAGTAGCTCTTCGCCGATGACCATTGACGTCTCTCTGGGTGACATGAACCACGGCCTGTTGGGGCACAACCAGCTGACCACTATCGACCAATCGGAACTGAGCGCCCAGCTCGGGTTGAGTCTAGGTGGCGGCCCCATTCTGCCGCGCACACGGTCGCCTGACCAGCTGCCGTCTGACGCCGGCTCGCCGTCTGATTCGCTGCAGGACGATGACGTGGACGATTTCAGACAA AGCTTGCTGGTGGATTCACCCGTCTCTCTCTCCGTggtctctctctcgccctctcgGTCGGATCCGCCTGTAGCTCCGGCATCCTCCGCTCCTCTGAGGAAAGGTGCGGGAGGAGGAGGGAAAAAGGGCAAGAAGAAGAAAGACCCAAACGAGCCACAGAAGCCGGTGTCGGCGTACGCGCTGTTCTTCAGGGACACGCAGGCCGCCATCAAGGGGCAGAATCCCAACGCCACATTCGGAGAGGTGTCGAAGATCGTCGCCTCCATGTGGGATAGTTTGGGGGAGGAGCAGAAACAG GTGTACAAGAGGAAGACAGAAGCCGCCAAGAGGGAATATCTGAAAATGCTGGCAGCTTATAAAGCCGGTCAGATGTCAAAG cAGGCAACTATTGAAGTGTTAGATGCTGCACCTCCATCTCCTCCTGCAGCCCCCGAACCCACGCCGACCCCGACGCGCTCATCTCGCATCCCACAGTTCGCCCCGGACAACAACACCATCACCAACATCTGCACGTCCAACATCATCATAGACCTGCCGCAGGTCACCACACGCTCGCGCACGGGGGCGCACAAACCCGCCGCAACGTCCTCTGCCCCGCCCATTGTTACTAAAATAGTCGTTCCCAAACAGGCGCAGTCCTCGCCTCCGACCGCTCGCCAACCTCCCCCCCTCCAACAGATGCAGAACACCCCCCCACCCCCTCGTCTACAGCAGATGGTACATTCCCAGGCCCCGCCCCCTCTCCAGGCTAAACCGCGAGGGGGTGCCTGCACGGGACAAGTGACCGCAGCGGCGCCCCCACCACCTCCTTTGAAAATCAAGATAGTCCCCGCCCTCGTGCAGGCGGATGTGAGCACACCCATCATAGTGACCACTCCTGATGCCACACTGATTGCAGGGGAGGAGCCCCGGCCCACCACCATTGTGGCGGCTTTGTCACCGTCGGCAACTCAGGAGGCGGGTGAAGAAGGG ATGGAGGTGGAGTTAAACGTTTCTCCGGGTCCAGACGTGAGTCCATCAGACGCTCCCAGTGTGTGCATTCGTGCCGGCTGTAACAACCCTCCCATCCACAGTAAAGATTGGGACAGAGAGTACTGCAGTAATGAGTGTGTGGCCACGCAttgcag GGATGTGTTCATGGCCTGGTGCGCCATCAGAGGACAAAACTCAACCACTGTGACATAA
- the LOC130435181 gene encoding TOX high mobility group box family member 4-B-like isoform X4 — MDLNFYSDLSDGTGRSDEPEFLDAQAFNGFDAVQKFPGGGENYLTISGEGHHFLSSAEPFHTPNLGDEEFEIPPISLDPDSSLGVSHFGELGDAGPSSGVPGNAVVGGNDPSFASTFVNAPSQGLEHLGLMSQQGAGPMLGSTLGMDLSHPLGSQFSSSSPMTIDVSLGDMNHGLLGHNQLTTIDQSELSAQLGLSLGGGPILPRTRSPDQLPSDAGSPSDSLQDDDVDDFRQSLLVDSPVSLSVVSLSPSRSDPPVAPASSAPLRKGAGGGGKKGKKKKDPNEPQKPVSAYALFFRDTQAAIKGQNPNATFGEVSKIVASMWDSLGEEQKQVYKRKTEAAKREYLKMLAAYKAGQMSKATIEVLDAAPPSPPAAPEPTPTPTRSSRIPQFAPDNNTITNICTSNIIIDLPQVTTRSRTGAHKPAATSSAPPIVTKIVVPKQAQSSPPTARQPPPLQQMQNTPPPPRLQQMVHSQAPPPLQAKPRGGACTGQVTAAAPPPPPLKIKIVPALVQADVSTPIIVTTPDATLIAGEEPRPTTIVAALSPSATQEAGEEGMEVELNVSPGPDVSPSDAPSVCIRAGCNNPPIHSKDWDREYCSNECVATHCRDVFMAWCAIRGQNSTTVT; from the exons ATGGATCTGAATTTTTACTCGGATTTATCGGACGGAACCGGGCGGTCCGATGAGCCGGAGTTTCTGGACGCTCAGGCGTTTAACGGGTTCGACGCCGTTCAGAAG TTCCCGGGAGGCGGTGAGAACTACCTGACCATCAGCGGAGAGGGTCATCACTTTCTCTCATCAGCagag CCGTTTCACACACCCAACCTGGGCGATGAGGAGTTTGAGATCCCGCCCATATCTCTGGACCCCGACTCTTCGCTGGGCGTTTCTCACTTCGGAGAGCTGGGTGATGCTGGTCCATCGTCCGGCGTGCCGGGGAACGCCGTGGTCGGCGGGAACGATCCTTCTTTCGCCTCCACATTTGTGAATGCGCCCTCGCAGGGCCTGGAGCATCTCGGTCTGATGAGTCAGCAGGGGGCCGGACCCATGCTCGGATCCACCCTGGGAATG GATCTCAGCCATCCTCTTGGTTCGCAGTTCAGTAGCTCTTCGCCGATGACCATTGACGTCTCTCTGGGTGACATGAACCACGGCCTGTTGGGGCACAACCAGCTGACCACTATCGACCAATCGGAACTGAGCGCCCAGCTCGGGTTGAGTCTAGGTGGCGGCCCCATTCTGCCGCGCACACGGTCGCCTGACCAGCTGCCGTCTGACGCCGGCTCGCCGTCTGATTCGCTGCAGGACGATGACGTGGACGATTTCAGACAA AGCTTGCTGGTGGATTCACCCGTCTCTCTCTCCGTggtctctctctcgccctctcgGTCGGATCCGCCTGTAGCTCCGGCATCCTCCGCTCCTCTGAGGAAAGGTGCGGGAGGAGGAGGGAAAAAGGGCAAGAAGAAGAAAGACCCAAACGAGCCACAGAAGCCGGTGTCGGCGTACGCGCTGTTCTTCAGGGACACGCAGGCCGCCATCAAGGGGCAGAATCCCAACGCCACATTCGGAGAGGTGTCGAAGATCGTCGCCTCCATGTGGGATAGTTTGGGGGAGGAGCAGAAACAG GTGTACAAGAGGAAGACAGAAGCCGCCAAGAGGGAATATCTGAAAATGCTGGCAGCTTATAAAGCCGGTCAGATGTCAAAG GCAACTATTGAAGTGTTAGATGCTGCACCTCCATCTCCTCCTGCAGCCCCCGAACCCACGCCGACCCCGACGCGCTCATCTCGCATCCCACAGTTCGCCCCGGACAACAACACCATCACCAACATCTGCACGTCCAACATCATCATAGACCTGCCGCAGGTCACCACACGCTCGCGCACGGGGGCGCACAAACCCGCCGCAACGTCCTCTGCCCCGCCCATTGTTACTAAAATAGTCGTTCCCAAACAGGCGCAGTCCTCGCCTCCGACCGCTCGCCAACCTCCCCCCCTCCAACAGATGCAGAACACCCCCCCACCCCCTCGTCTACAGCAGATGGTACATTCCCAGGCCCCGCCCCCTCTCCAGGCTAAACCGCGAGGGGGTGCCTGCACGGGACAAGTGACCGCAGCGGCGCCCCCACCACCTCCTTTGAAAATCAAGATAGTCCCCGCCCTCGTGCAGGCGGATGTGAGCACACCCATCATAGTGACCACTCCTGATGCCACACTGATTGCAGGGGAGGAGCCCCGGCCCACCACCATTGTGGCGGCTTTGTCACCGTCGGCAACTCAGGAGGCGGGTGAAGAAGGG ATGGAGGTGGAGTTAAACGTTTCTCCGGGTCCAGACGTGAGTCCATCAGACGCTCCCAGTGTGTGCATTCGTGCCGGCTGTAACAACCCTCCCATCCACAGTAAAGATTGGGACAGAGAGTACTGCAGTAATGAGTGTGTGGCCACGCAttgcag GGATGTGTTCATGGCCTGGTGCGCCATCAGAGGACAAAACTCAACCACTGTGACATAA
- the LOC130435181 gene encoding TOX high mobility group box family member 4-B-like isoform X3, translated as MDLNFYSDLSDGTGRSDEPEFLDAQAFNGFDAVQKFPGGGENYLTISGEGHHFLSSAEPFHTPNLGDEEFEIPPISLDPDSSLGVSHFGELGDAGPSSGVPGNAVVGGNDPSFASTFVNAPSQGLEHLGLMSQQGAGPMLGSTLGMDLSHPLGSQFSSSSPMTIDVSLGDMNHGLLGHNQLTTIDQSELSAQLGLSLGGGPILPRTRSPDQLPSDAGSPSDSLQDDDVDDFRQKSLLVDSPVSLSVVSLSPSRSDPPVAPASSAPLRKGAGGGGKKGKKKKDPNEPQKPVSAYALFFRDTQAAIKGQNPNATFGEVSKIVASMWDSLGEEQKQVYKRKTEAAKREYLKMLAAYKAGQMSKATIEVLDAAPPSPPAAPEPTPTPTRSSRIPQFAPDNNTITNICTSNIIIDLPQVTTRSRTGAHKPAATSSAPPIVTKIVVPKQAQSSPPTARQPPPLQQMQNTPPPPRLQQMVHSQAPPPLQAKPRGGACTGQVTAAAPPPPPLKIKIVPALVQADVSTPIIVTTPDATLIAGEEPRPTTIVAALSPSATQEAGEEGMEVELNVSPGPDVSPSDAPSVCIRAGCNNPPIHSKDWDREYCSNECVATHCRDVFMAWCAIRGQNSTTVT; from the exons ATGGATCTGAATTTTTACTCGGATTTATCGGACGGAACCGGGCGGTCCGATGAGCCGGAGTTTCTGGACGCTCAGGCGTTTAACGGGTTCGACGCCGTTCAGAAG TTCCCGGGAGGCGGTGAGAACTACCTGACCATCAGCGGAGAGGGTCATCACTTTCTCTCATCAGCagag CCGTTTCACACACCCAACCTGGGCGATGAGGAGTTTGAGATCCCGCCCATATCTCTGGACCCCGACTCTTCGCTGGGCGTTTCTCACTTCGGAGAGCTGGGTGATGCTGGTCCATCGTCCGGCGTGCCGGGGAACGCCGTGGTCGGCGGGAACGATCCTTCTTTCGCCTCCACATTTGTGAATGCGCCCTCGCAGGGCCTGGAGCATCTCGGTCTGATGAGTCAGCAGGGGGCCGGACCCATGCTCGGATCCACCCTGGGAATG GATCTCAGCCATCCTCTTGGTTCGCAGTTCAGTAGCTCTTCGCCGATGACCATTGACGTCTCTCTGGGTGACATGAACCACGGCCTGTTGGGGCACAACCAGCTGACCACTATCGACCAATCGGAACTGAGCGCCCAGCTCGGGTTGAGTCTAGGTGGCGGCCCCATTCTGCCGCGCACACGGTCGCCTGACCAGCTGCCGTCTGACGCCGGCTCGCCGTCTGATTCGCTGCAGGACGATGACGTGGACGATTTCAGACAA AAGAGCTTGCTGGTGGATTCACCCGTCTCTCTCTCCGTggtctctctctcgccctctcgGTCGGATCCGCCTGTAGCTCCGGCATCCTCCGCTCCTCTGAGGAAAGGTGCGGGAGGAGGAGGGAAAAAGGGCAAGAAGAAGAAAGACCCAAACGAGCCACAGAAGCCGGTGTCGGCGTACGCGCTGTTCTTCAGGGACACGCAGGCCGCCATCAAGGGGCAGAATCCCAACGCCACATTCGGAGAGGTGTCGAAGATCGTCGCCTCCATGTGGGATAGTTTGGGGGAGGAGCAGAAACAG GTGTACAAGAGGAAGACAGAAGCCGCCAAGAGGGAATATCTGAAAATGCTGGCAGCTTATAAAGCCGGTCAGATGTCAAAG GCAACTATTGAAGTGTTAGATGCTGCACCTCCATCTCCTCCTGCAGCCCCCGAACCCACGCCGACCCCGACGCGCTCATCTCGCATCCCACAGTTCGCCCCGGACAACAACACCATCACCAACATCTGCACGTCCAACATCATCATAGACCTGCCGCAGGTCACCACACGCTCGCGCACGGGGGCGCACAAACCCGCCGCAACGTCCTCTGCCCCGCCCATTGTTACTAAAATAGTCGTTCCCAAACAGGCGCAGTCCTCGCCTCCGACCGCTCGCCAACCTCCCCCCCTCCAACAGATGCAGAACACCCCCCCACCCCCTCGTCTACAGCAGATGGTACATTCCCAGGCCCCGCCCCCTCTCCAGGCTAAACCGCGAGGGGGTGCCTGCACGGGACAAGTGACCGCAGCGGCGCCCCCACCACCTCCTTTGAAAATCAAGATAGTCCCCGCCCTCGTGCAGGCGGATGTGAGCACACCCATCATAGTGACCACTCCTGATGCCACACTGATTGCAGGGGAGGAGCCCCGGCCCACCACCATTGTGGCGGCTTTGTCACCGTCGGCAACTCAGGAGGCGGGTGAAGAAGGG ATGGAGGTGGAGTTAAACGTTTCTCCGGGTCCAGACGTGAGTCCATCAGACGCTCCCAGTGTGTGCATTCGTGCCGGCTGTAACAACCCTCCCATCCACAGTAAAGATTGGGACAGAGAGTACTGCAGTAATGAGTGTGTGGCCACGCAttgcag GGATGTGTTCATGGCCTGGTGCGCCATCAGAGGACAAAACTCAACCACTGTGACATAA
- the LOC130435181 gene encoding TOX high mobility group box family member 4-B-like isoform X1, producing the protein MDLNFYSDLSDGTGRSDEPEFLDAQAFNGFDAVQKFPGGGENYLTISGEGHHFLSSAEPFHTPNLGDEEFEIPPISLDPDSSLGVSHFGELGDAGPSSGVPGNAVVGGNDPSFASTFVNAPSQGLEHLGLMSQQGAGPMLGSTLGMDLSHPLGSQFSSSSPMTIDVSLGDMNHGLLGHNQLTTIDQSELSAQLGLSLGGGPILPRTRSPDQLPSDAGSPSDSLQDDDVDDFRQKSLLVDSPVSLSVVSLSPSRSDPPVAPASSAPLRKGAGGGGKKGKKKKDPNEPQKPVSAYALFFRDTQAAIKGQNPNATFGEVSKIVASMWDSLGEEQKQVYKRKTEAAKREYLKMLAAYKAGQMSKQATIEVLDAAPPSPPAAPEPTPTPTRSSRIPQFAPDNNTITNICTSNIIIDLPQVTTRSRTGAHKPAATSSAPPIVTKIVVPKQAQSSPPTARQPPPLQQMQNTPPPPRLQQMVHSQAPPPLQAKPRGGACTGQVTAAAPPPPPLKIKIVPALVQADVSTPIIVTTPDATLIAGEEPRPTTIVAALSPSATQEAGEEGMEVELNVSPGPDVSPSDAPSVCIRAGCNNPPIHSKDWDREYCSNECVATHCRDVFMAWCAIRGQNSTTVT; encoded by the exons ATGGATCTGAATTTTTACTCGGATTTATCGGACGGAACCGGGCGGTCCGATGAGCCGGAGTTTCTGGACGCTCAGGCGTTTAACGGGTTCGACGCCGTTCAGAAG TTCCCGGGAGGCGGTGAGAACTACCTGACCATCAGCGGAGAGGGTCATCACTTTCTCTCATCAGCagag CCGTTTCACACACCCAACCTGGGCGATGAGGAGTTTGAGATCCCGCCCATATCTCTGGACCCCGACTCTTCGCTGGGCGTTTCTCACTTCGGAGAGCTGGGTGATGCTGGTCCATCGTCCGGCGTGCCGGGGAACGCCGTGGTCGGCGGGAACGATCCTTCTTTCGCCTCCACATTTGTGAATGCGCCCTCGCAGGGCCTGGAGCATCTCGGTCTGATGAGTCAGCAGGGGGCCGGACCCATGCTCGGATCCACCCTGGGAATG GATCTCAGCCATCCTCTTGGTTCGCAGTTCAGTAGCTCTTCGCCGATGACCATTGACGTCTCTCTGGGTGACATGAACCACGGCCTGTTGGGGCACAACCAGCTGACCACTATCGACCAATCGGAACTGAGCGCCCAGCTCGGGTTGAGTCTAGGTGGCGGCCCCATTCTGCCGCGCACACGGTCGCCTGACCAGCTGCCGTCTGACGCCGGCTCGCCGTCTGATTCGCTGCAGGACGATGACGTGGACGATTTCAGACAA AAGAGCTTGCTGGTGGATTCACCCGTCTCTCTCTCCGTggtctctctctcgccctctcgGTCGGATCCGCCTGTAGCTCCGGCATCCTCCGCTCCTCTGAGGAAAGGTGCGGGAGGAGGAGGGAAAAAGGGCAAGAAGAAGAAAGACCCAAACGAGCCACAGAAGCCGGTGTCGGCGTACGCGCTGTTCTTCAGGGACACGCAGGCCGCCATCAAGGGGCAGAATCCCAACGCCACATTCGGAGAGGTGTCGAAGATCGTCGCCTCCATGTGGGATAGTTTGGGGGAGGAGCAGAAACAG GTGTACAAGAGGAAGACAGAAGCCGCCAAGAGGGAATATCTGAAAATGCTGGCAGCTTATAAAGCCGGTCAGATGTCAAAG cAGGCAACTATTGAAGTGTTAGATGCTGCACCTCCATCTCCTCCTGCAGCCCCCGAACCCACGCCGACCCCGACGCGCTCATCTCGCATCCCACAGTTCGCCCCGGACAACAACACCATCACCAACATCTGCACGTCCAACATCATCATAGACCTGCCGCAGGTCACCACACGCTCGCGCACGGGGGCGCACAAACCCGCCGCAACGTCCTCTGCCCCGCCCATTGTTACTAAAATAGTCGTTCCCAAACAGGCGCAGTCCTCGCCTCCGACCGCTCGCCAACCTCCCCCCCTCCAACAGATGCAGAACACCCCCCCACCCCCTCGTCTACAGCAGATGGTACATTCCCAGGCCCCGCCCCCTCTCCAGGCTAAACCGCGAGGGGGTGCCTGCACGGGACAAGTGACCGCAGCGGCGCCCCCACCACCTCCTTTGAAAATCAAGATAGTCCCCGCCCTCGTGCAGGCGGATGTGAGCACACCCATCATAGTGACCACTCCTGATGCCACACTGATTGCAGGGGAGGAGCCCCGGCCCACCACCATTGTGGCGGCTTTGTCACCGTCGGCAACTCAGGAGGCGGGTGAAGAAGGG ATGGAGGTGGAGTTAAACGTTTCTCCGGGTCCAGACGTGAGTCCATCAGACGCTCCCAGTGTGTGCATTCGTGCCGGCTGTAACAACCCTCCCATCCACAGTAAAGATTGGGACAGAGAGTACTGCAGTAATGAGTGTGTGGCCACGCAttgcag GGATGTGTTCATGGCCTGGTGCGCCATCAGAGGACAAAACTCAACCACTGTGACATAA